In Antechinus flavipes isolate AdamAnt ecotype Samford, QLD, Australia chromosome 3, AdamAnt_v2, whole genome shotgun sequence, a genomic segment contains:
- the LOC127557600 gene encoding transcription elongation factor A protein 1-like: MEDEILRIAKKIDKMVQKKNAAGALDLLKELQNVPMTLELLQSTKIGISVNTVRKQSTDKEVTALAASLVKCWKKLVCEPPKTPMKQKKESAPSCQSSPKPGQASSVSSNANQRKEETNASDSLVKSFLRAPSTSDSVRIKCREMLAAALRTGDDYFATGADVEELGAQIEEAVYQELRNRHMKYKNRVRSRIANLKDAKNPNLRKNVLCGNIPPDVFARMTAEEMASDELKEMRRNVTQEAIRQHQMARIGGNPTDLFKCGKCTKKNCTYSQIPTLSSEEPMTIYVFCNDCGNRCKFV; the protein is encoded by the coding sequence ATGGAGGACGAGATCCTTCGCATAGCCAAGAAGATTGATAAGATGGTGCAGAAGAAAAACGCGGCTGGGGCACTGGACTTACTCAAAGAACTTCAAAACGTTCCCATGACTCTGGAATTATTGCAGTCCACAAAAATTGGAATCTCAGTAAATACCGTTCGCAAGCAGAGCACAGATAAAGAAGTCACCGCATTAGCCGCGTCTCTCGTCAAATGCTGGAAGAAGTTGGTATGTGAGCCCCCCAAGACCCCgatgaaacaaaaaaaggaatccGCTCCCTCTTGCCAAAGCAGCCCTAAGCCAGGACAAGCAAGTAGCGTCAGCAGCAATGCGAACCAACGAAAGGAAGAGACAAATGCTTCTGATTCCCTCGTTAAATCTTTCCTCCGGGCACCAAGCACTTCAGATTCCGTCCGAATCAAGTGCCGAGAGATGCTTGCTGCCGCCCTCAGAACAGGAGACGACTACTTTGCTACTGGGGCCGATGTAGAAGAGCTGGGAGCTCAGATTGAGGAAGCTGTGTATCAGGAGCTACGGAACAGGCATATGAAGTACAAAAATAGGGTTCGAAGTAGAATAGCAAATCTCAAGGATGCAAAGAATCCCAATTTAAGGAAAAACGTACTGTGTGGGAACATACCTCCGGATGTCTTTGCCAGAATGACTGCAGAGGAAATGGCTAGTGATGAACTGAAAGAGATGCGTAGAAACGTGACCCAAGAAGCAATTAGACAGCATCAAATGGCTCGGATCGGTGGGAACCCAACTGACCTATTCAAATGTGGCAAGTGTACAAAGAAGAATTGTACCTATAGCCAGATTCCAACCCTAAGTAGTGAGGAACCTATGACAATATATGTTTTCTGTAATGATTGTGGAAATAGATGCAAGTTtgtttag